The Pontibacter pudoricolor genome contains a region encoding:
- a CDS encoding class IV adenylate cyclase, with translation MYADITIKARCHNPAEAEAILQQHNAEYKGLDVQTDTFYSVDSGKLKLRKGTIENVLIHYNRVWAGGAMQTEVMMYLKNPGSATIEAVCGGLEVVSELRKLRKIYFIDNVKFHIDQVEGHGQFIEIEAIDLDGSVGTETLMQQCGYYKDLLLIEDDDLINDSYIDL, from the coding sequence TTGTACGCCGATATAACTATAAAAGCCCGTTGCCATAATCCTGCCGAAGCAGAGGCTATCCTGCAGCAACATAATGCAGAATACAAGGGACTGGATGTACAAACCGATACTTTTTATAGTGTAGATTCCGGCAAACTAAAGTTAAGAAAAGGCACCATTGAGAACGTGCTCATACACTATAACAGGGTATGGGCCGGTGGAGCAATGCAAACAGAAGTGATGATGTATCTGAAAAACCCTGGAAGCGCAACTATAGAAGCTGTTTGCGGTGGTCTGGAGGTTGTGTCAGAACTCAGGAAACTACGGAAGATCTACTTTATAGATAACGTGAAGTTTCATATCGACCAGGTAGAGGGGCACGGGCAGTTTATAGAGATAGAAGCAATAGACCTGGATGGCTCGGTTGGAACAGAAACGCTGATGCAACAGTGTGGCTACTATAAAGACTTGCTCCTGATAGAGGATGACGACCTCATAAATGACTCTTATATTGATCTGTAA
- a CDS encoding methylmalonyl-CoA mutase family protein, translating into MSFTTVEPYKPVNHIRIVTAASLFDGHDAAINIMRRIIQASGAEVIHLGHNRSVQEIVDCAIQEDAQAIAITSYQGGHIEYFKYMYDLLNERGCGHIRLFGGGGGVILPSEIEELQAYGIARIYSPDDGRAMGLQGMINDMLQKCDFPTGQNLNGEVKHLKDKDPKSIARLISAAENFPEEARAILDEVKEQAKLVKTPVLGITGTGGAGKSSLVDELVRRFLLDFPDKKIAIISVDPSKRKTGGALLGDRIRMNSISNDRVYMRSLATRQSNLALSKYVQDAVDIVKAADFDLIILETSGIGQSDTEIIEHSDMSLYVMTPEYGAATQLEKIDMLDFADVIALNKFDKRGALDAIRDVKKQYKRNHQLWDVKDDDIPVFGTIASQFNDPGMNRLYRAVMAKIQEKTGVEFNSNLHTSQEMSEKVYIIPPARTRYLSEISETIRNYDKWSKDQAEVAQKLYGIRKSIEAVQTIEIADKDRLVKQLEEAYAEVALSLDGQNKKILENWKDKVQAYKNEFYVFKVRDKELKIKTHTESLSHLQIPKVSTPRYEAWGDLLKWNLQENVPGEFPYTAGVFPFKREGEDPTRMFAGEGGPERTNRRFHYVSLGMPAKRLSTAFDSVTLYGEDPDFRPDIYGKIGNSGVSICCLDDAKKLYSGFNLADPMTSVSMTINGPAAILTSFFMNAAIDQQCELYIKEHGLEKEVNQKIEAIYKEKGVERPRYQGELPKGNDGLGLMLLGVTGDQVLPAEVYEPIKTRTLAAVRGTVQADILKEDQAQNTCIFSTEFSLRLMGDVQQYFIDKNVRNFYSVSISGYHIAEAGANPISQLAFTLANGFTFVEYYVSRGMDINKFAPNLSFFFSNGIDPEYAVIGRVARRIWAKAMKHKYGADARSQMLKYHIQTSGRSLHAQEIDFNDIRTTLQALYAIYDNCNSLHTNAYDEAITTPTEASVRRAMAIQLIINRELGLAKNENPLQGSFIIEELTDLVEEAVLLEFDRITERGGVLGAMETMYQRGKIQEESLYYETLKHTGEYPIIGVNTFLSSTGSPTVLPTEVIRATEEEKQYQISMLQSLQKGNEDNSGEMLKRIQQVAINNGNIFEELMETVKFCSLGQITNALFEVGGQYRRNM; encoded by the coding sequence ATGTCATTTACTACAGTAGAACCATATAAGCCTGTCAACCATATCCGTATCGTTACAGCTGCTTCTTTATTCGATGGCCACGATGCTGCCATTAACATCATGCGTCGTATCATTCAGGCATCGGGTGCAGAAGTAATCCATTTAGGCCATAACCGTTCGGTGCAGGAGATCGTGGATTGCGCGATACAGGAAGATGCGCAGGCTATAGCGATCACGTCTTACCAGGGCGGCCACATCGAGTATTTCAAGTACATGTACGACCTGCTTAACGAGCGCGGCTGCGGCCATATTCGTCTGTTTGGTGGTGGTGGCGGTGTCATTCTTCCTTCCGAGATCGAAGAACTGCAAGCGTATGGTATAGCGCGTATTTATTCTCCGGATGATGGACGTGCGATGGGCTTACAGGGTATGATAAACGACATGCTGCAGAAATGCGACTTCCCGACAGGCCAGAACCTGAACGGCGAGGTAAAGCACCTGAAAGATAAAGACCCTAAATCGATTGCCCGCCTGATCTCTGCTGCCGAGAACTTCCCGGAAGAGGCCAGAGCGATACTGGATGAAGTAAAAGAACAGGCCAAATTAGTTAAAACTCCTGTGCTGGGCATAACAGGTACAGGTGGTGCCGGTAAGTCTTCATTAGTAGATGAACTGGTGCGTCGCTTCCTGCTTGATTTCCCGGATAAGAAGATTGCCATCATCTCTGTGGATCCATCGAAACGCAAAACTGGTGGCGCTTTACTGGGTGATAGAATCCGCATGAACTCGATCTCAAACGACAGAGTTTACATGCGTTCGCTGGCAACACGCCAGAGCAACCTGGCCCTGAGCAAGTATGTGCAGGATGCCGTGGACATCGTAAAAGCAGCTGATTTTGATCTTATTATATTGGAGACTTCCGGTATAGGTCAGTCCGACACGGAGATCATCGAGCACTCAGATATGAGCTTATATGTGATGACGCCTGAGTACGGTGCCGCCACACAGCTCGAGAAGATCGACATGCTGGATTTTGCTGATGTAATTGCACTGAACAAATTTGACAAGCGTGGCGCCCTGGATGCGATTCGCGATGTGAAAAAGCAATACAAACGCAACCACCAACTATGGGACGTAAAAGACGATGATATTCCTGTTTTCGGAACTATAGCATCGCAGTTCAACGACCCGGGCATGAACCGCCTGTACCGTGCGGTGATGGCAAAGATACAGGAAAAGACCGGTGTGGAGTTTAACTCTAACCTGCACACTTCGCAGGAAATGTCGGAGAAAGTATACATCATCCCCCCTGCCCGCACACGCTACCTTTCTGAAATTTCGGAGACCATCCGCAACTACGACAAGTGGAGCAAAGACCAGGCAGAAGTAGCACAGAAACTATACGGCATCAGAAAGTCTATCGAAGCAGTTCAAACTATAGAAATTGCTGACAAAGACCGCCTGGTAAAGCAGCTGGAAGAAGCCTACGCTGAAGTTGCGCTGAGCCTAGATGGTCAGAATAAGAAGATACTGGAGAACTGGAAAGATAAAGTACAGGCTTACAAAAATGAGTTCTATGTCTTCAAGGTTCGTGACAAAGAACTGAAAATAAAAACGCATACCGAATCACTTTCTCACTTACAGATTCCTAAAGTGTCTACTCCACGCTACGAGGCGTGGGGTGATTTACTAAAGTGGAACCTGCAGGAGAACGTACCGGGCGAATTCCCTTACACGGCGGGCGTATTCCCGTTCAAGCGCGAAGGCGAAGACCCAACCCGTATGTTTGCCGGAGAAGGCGGACCGGAGCGTACCAACCGTCGTTTCCACTACGTGAGTTTAGGTATGCCAGCCAAGCGTCTTTCTACAGCTTTTGACTCGGTAACACTTTACGGAGAAGACCCGGACTTCAGACCAGACATTTATGGTAAGATTGGTAACTCAGGTGTAAGCATTTGCTGCCTCGATGATGCCAAGAAACTATATTCCGGCTTTAACCTGGCTGACCCGATGACGTCGGTTTCCATGACCATCAACGGTCCGGCTGCTATCCTTACCAGCTTCTTCATGAATGCTGCTATTGACCAGCAATGCGAATTGTATATCAAAGAGCACGGCCTGGAAAAGGAAGTAAACCAGAAGATCGAAGCTATCTATAAAGAGAAGGGTGTTGAGCGTCCGCGTTACCAGGGAGAATTGCCAAAAGGTAATGATGGCTTAGGCTTAATGTTGTTAGGCGTAACCGGTGACCAGGTATTACCTGCTGAAGTTTACGAGCCAATCAAGACGCGAACCTTGGCAGCTGTTCGGGGTACGGTGCAGGCCGATATCCTGAAAGAAGACCAGGCACAGAATACCTGTATCTTCTCAACAGAGTTCTCGCTTCGTTTAATGGGTGACGTGCAGCAGTACTTCATCGATAAAAACGTACGTAACTTCTACTCTGTGTCTATTTCAGGTTACCACATTGCGGAAGCTGGTGCTAACCCGATCTCGCAGCTTGCTTTTACGCTGGCCAATGGCTTTACCTTTGTGGAGTATTATGTGAGCCGCGGCATGGATATCAACAAGTTTGCGCCGAACCTCAGCTTCTTCTTCTCTAACGGTATTGATCCGGAGTATGCGGTTATTGGCCGTGTGGCGCGCCGTATCTGGGCAAAAGCAATGAAGCACAAGTATGGTGCTGATGCCCGTTCGCAGATGTTGAAGTACCATATCCAGACATCAGGCCGTTCGCTACACGCACAGGAGATCGACTTCAACGATATCCGTACCACGCTGCAGGCACTCTATGCAATTTATGACAACTGTAACTCGCTGCATACCAACGCTTACGACGAGGCGATCACTACGCCAACGGAAGCATCTGTTCGTCGTGCGATGGCCATCCAGCTGATCATCAACCGTGAACTTGGTCTGGCTAAAAATGAAAACCCGCTACAAGGTTCGTTTATTATCGAAGAGTTAACTGACCTGGTAGAAGAAGCAGTATTGTTAGAGTTTGACCGAATAACAGAGCGTGGCGGTGTGTTAGGTGCGATGGAAACCATGTACCAGCGCGGCAAGATACAGGAAGAAAGTTTATATTATGAGACCCTGAAGCATACAGGCGAGTACCCGATCATCGGTGTAAATACGTTCCTGTCATCCACGGGCTCTCCTACTGTATTGCCTACAGAAGTAATCCGTGCTACGGAAGAAGAAAAACAGTACCAGATCTCGATGCTGCAGTCGCTGCAAAAGGGTAACGAAGATAATTCTGGCGAAATGCTGAAGCGCATTCAGCAGGTGGCTATCAACAACGGGAACATCTTCGAAGAGTTGATGGAAACTGTGAAGTTCTGCTCACTCGGCCAGATT
- a CDS encoding LuxR C-terminal-related transcriptional regulator, protein MSETQTSPITPERIAELEQQLLELQQKCEFLERVIHEVPANIYISDLQKGLVWCNKTNEESLGYTLEEIQEMGGLEYMYKIVHPDDHNIPDDSITHYQNFEGAEYGGVFRAKHKDEHEYKWFIGWAKAFSKKSPDEVEELLCVDVDMSPRMNTDTQLVQALRDNLKQKNKLLIKCLRKREIEVLDLVCKGFNTKEIADKLFISPNTVSTHRKNIQQKLGTANVADLVSLGKEAGLGYS, encoded by the coding sequence ATGTCTGAAACACAAACTAGCCCTATTACCCCTGAAAGAATAGCTGAACTTGAACAGCAGTTACTTGAGCTACAGCAAAAGTGCGAATTCCTGGAAAGAGTAATACACGAAGTACCAGCCAACATTTATATCTCGGACCTGCAGAAAGGTTTGGTATGGTGCAATAAAACCAACGAAGAAAGTTTAGGCTACACTTTAGAAGAGATTCAGGAAATGGGTGGTCTCGAATACATGTACAAAATAGTGCACCCTGATGATCATAACATTCCCGACGATAGCATTACGCACTACCAGAACTTTGAGGGAGCTGAATATGGTGGCGTGTTCAGGGCAAAACACAAAGATGAGCATGAATACAAGTGGTTTATAGGCTGGGCAAAAGCATTCAGCAAAAAAAGCCCTGATGAGGTAGAGGAACTGCTTTGCGTGGATGTGGACATGAGCCCGCGCATGAATACCGACACCCAGTTAGTGCAGGCGCTCCGCGATAACCTGAAACAAAAAAATAAGCTCCTTATAAAGTGCCTCCGCAAACGGGAAATTGAAGTGCTCGATCTGGTGTGTAAAGGATTTAACACCAAAGAGATTGCTGATAAATTATTCATCAGTCCCAATACAGTCAGCACGCACCGCAAAAATATTCAGCAGAAACTCGGGACTGCCAACGTGGCCGACCTTGTATCGTTAGGTAAGGAAGCCGGCTTGGGCTATAGTTAA
- a CDS encoding 7-carboxy-7-deazaguanine synthase QueE — protein MEAFYTIQGEGGNTGTAAYFIRLGGCDVGCHWCDVKESWDAELHPLTTIEEIVEMASPFPGKTVVVTGGEPLLYNLNPLTTQLQENGIRTMIETSGAYPLSGNWDWVCLSPKKFKAPDASVYPFADELKVIIFNKSDFKWAEEHAARVGEHTKLYLQPEWSKANQLMPFIVEYVKSNPQWRVSLQTHKYMDIP, from the coding sequence ATGGAGGCTTTCTATACGATACAGGGGGAAGGTGGCAACACCGGAACTGCAGCTTACTTTATCAGGTTGGGCGGCTGCGACGTGGGCTGCCATTGGTGCGACGTAAAGGAGAGCTGGGACGCCGAGCTGCACCCGCTAACAACTATAGAGGAGATCGTGGAGATGGCCAGTCCTTTTCCGGGCAAAACAGTTGTGGTAACCGGTGGCGAACCATTGCTTTATAACCTGAATCCGCTAACCACACAGCTCCAGGAAAACGGTATTCGTACGATGATCGAAACGTCCGGTGCTTACCCGTTGAGCGGTAACTGGGACTGGGTTTGTTTATCGCCGAAAAAATTCAAAGCGCCAGATGCTTCGGTGTATCCTTTTGCGGATGAGCTGAAAGTGATCATCTTTAATAAGAGCGATTTTAAGTGGGCCGAAGAACATGCTGCCAGAGTGGGGGAGCATACAAAACTATACCTGCAACCGGAGTGGAGTAAGGCAAACCAATTGATGCCATTTATAGTAGAATATGTGAAATCAAATCCGCAGTGGCGTGTGTCGTTACAAACGCACAAGTACATGGATATTCCTTAA
- the lepA gene encoding translation elongation factor 4: MKNIRNFCIIAHIDHGKSTLADRLLEFTSTVAEREMQNQLLDNMDLERERGITIKSHAIQMNYNYKGEEYVLNLIDTPGHVDFSYEVSRSIAACEGALLIVDSSQGIEAQTISNLYLAIGNDLEIIPVLNKIDLPHAMPEEVSDQIIELIGCDREDIIHASGKTGIGIEDILNAICDRIPAPKGDPEAPLQALIFDSVFNSYRGIEVYFRIFNGTLKKGEKVKFINTGKTYEADEIGVLKLNQEARKEMGAGNVGYLISGIKNAKEVKVGDTITHVERPGESIQGFEDVKPMVFAGIYPVETSEYEELRASMEKLQLNDASLVWEPETSAALGFGFRCGFLGMLHMEIVQERLEREFDMTVITTVPSVQFHVHTTKGSLLKVSAPSEMPEPNYIDHVEEPFIKAQIISKSEFVGPIITLCMDKRGILKNQTYLTSDRVELTFEMPLAEIVFDFFDKLKTISRGYASLDYELIGFRQSNMVKLDVMLNSEPVDALSAIVHRDKAYDWGKRLCEKLRELLPRQMFEIAIQAAIGQKIIARETVKALRKNVLAKCYGGDISRKRKLLEKQKKGKKRMRQVGNVEIPQEAFLAVLKLD, encoded by the coding sequence ATGAAGAACATTCGCAATTTCTGCATCATTGCCCACATCGACCATGGTAAGAGTACACTGGCCGATCGCCTGTTAGAATTTACCTCGACAGTTGCGGAGCGTGAGATGCAAAACCAACTGCTCGATAACATGGACCTGGAGCGTGAGCGCGGCATTACTATCAAGAGCCACGCCATCCAGATGAACTATAATTACAAAGGCGAAGAGTATGTGCTGAACCTGATCGATACACCTGGTCACGTCGACTTTTCGTATGAGGTATCCCGCTCTATTGCTGCCTGCGAAGGCGCACTCCTGATCGTGGACTCATCGCAGGGGATTGAAGCACAGACCATCTCAAACTTATACCTGGCGATAGGCAACGACCTGGAAATTATCCCGGTTCTGAATAAGATTGACCTGCCGCACGCCATGCCTGAAGAGGTTTCAGACCAGATCATAGAGCTGATCGGTTGTGATAGAGAGGATATCATTCATGCTTCCGGAAAAACGGGTATTGGTATAGAAGATATTCTGAATGCTATCTGCGACCGTATCCCGGCTCCGAAAGGCGACCCGGAAGCACCGTTACAGGCCCTGATCTTCGACTCTGTATTTAACTCTTACAGAGGTATCGAAGTGTATTTCCGCATCTTTAATGGTACGCTTAAAAAAGGGGAGAAGGTAAAGTTCATAAACACGGGCAAAACCTACGAAGCCGACGAAATTGGTGTGCTGAAGCTGAACCAGGAAGCGCGTAAGGAAATGGGAGCCGGTAATGTAGGTTACCTGATCTCCGGTATTAAAAATGCGAAAGAAGTAAAAGTTGGCGATACGATTACCCACGTTGAAAGGCCAGGTGAAAGTATTCAGGGTTTTGAAGACGTGAAGCCCATGGTATTTGCCGGTATTTACCCGGTAGAGACCAGCGAGTATGAGGAGCTGCGCGCCTCTATGGAAAAGCTGCAGCTAAACGATGCCTCATTGGTTTGGGAGCCTGAAACTTCTGCTGCCCTTGGTTTTGGTTTCCGTTGCGGGTTCCTGGGTATGCTGCACATGGAAATTGTGCAGGAACGCCTGGAGCGTGAATTTGACATGACCGTTATCACGACGGTTCCATCGGTGCAGTTCCATGTGCATACTACAAAAGGCTCATTGCTGAAAGTAAGTGCCCCGTCTGAAATGCCGGAGCCAAACTATATCGATCACGTTGAAGAGCCGTTCATTAAAGCACAGATCATTTCAAAGTCTGAGTTTGTAGGCCCGATCATTACGTTGTGTATGGATAAGCGCGGTATTCTGAAGAACCAGACGTACCTGACCAGCGACCGTGTAGAGCTAACCTTTGAAATGCCGCTGGCTGAGATCGTATTCGACTTCTTTGATAAGCTGAAAACCATATCACGTGGTTACGCTTCGCTTGACTATGAGCTGATCGGTTTCCGCCAGTCGAACATGGTGAAGCTGGATGTGATGCTGAACAGTGAGCCTGTAGATGCTTTGTCTGCTATAGTTCACCGCGACAAGGCATATGACTGGGGCAAGCGTTTGTGCGAGAAGCTTCGTGAACTGTTACCGCGCCAGATGTTTGAGATTGCGATACAGGCGGCTATTGGCCAGAAGATCATCGCCCGCGAAACTGTGAAAGCGTTGCGTAAGAACGTACTGGCCAAATGTTACGGTGGTGATATATCAAGAAAGCGAAAGCTACTTGAGAAACAGAAGAAAGGTAAAAAACGCATGCGCCAGGTAGGCAACGTGGAAATTCCACAAGAAGCCTTCTTAGCTGTGCTTAAACTCGACTAA
- a CDS encoding OmpA family protein: protein MPKHLLVFLLSFFLTITGFAQKQSLNTTNKKAESLYLKADTYARSRDFTKALELLAEAVEKDPDFAEAYLKAANLNKMMGNKTAAYEQLQQGLKLMPYNPSFANYYLDLAELNFDRGNYEAAKTNYNAYLKANTKNSRYIAYVQNQVETVDYALEAMKSPVEFNTVQLPSTINRYPLQYFPSTTADQRYLIFTARMGSQPDHDENIYISELKGGNWVAPVSISETINTAANEGAATISGDGKTLVFTSCSRPDSFGDCDLYISFRTGNEWSKPKNMGTTVNSKTWDSQPSLSADGRTLYFSSMRGGGVGKEDIWVTNLNEDGSWQKPRNMGEPVNSKGRDLAPFIHVSGSTLYFVSDGHKGLGGLDVFMTNMSAKQQWETPKNLGYPLNTHADESSLYITPDNNLGFYARSMTTESGASTVQLYSLDVPEVWQSKSKSTYAQGRVYHADTKKPLAATVQLYDIELDSLVQQVQSDKLSGEYTVVLTEGKQYALFVSAPQFMMNSLNFDYTSRKNLTPVALDVYLKPIKAGSVSVLTNLFFPSAKYDLEKRSQTELNKLINFMRQNKEIKIEITGHTDDVGSDAANMILSEKRAKAVVDYLTAHGISGSRIRHKGFGETKSVKPNTSEENRQLNRRIEMQVL from the coding sequence ATGCCAAAGCACCTGCTTGTTTTTCTCCTGAGCTTTTTCCTGACTATAACCGGATTTGCTCAGAAACAATCGCTGAATACAACCAACAAAAAGGCCGAAAGCCTGTACCTGAAAGCCGATACCTATGCCCGTTCGCGGGATTTTACGAAGGCGCTGGAGCTGTTGGCCGAAGCCGTGGAGAAAGATCCTGATTTTGCAGAAGCTTACCTGAAGGCAGCTAACCTGAATAAGATGATGGGTAATAAAACTGCGGCTTATGAACAGCTGCAGCAGGGCCTGAAACTGATGCCCTATAACCCGTCGTTCGCAAATTATTACCTCGACCTGGCAGAGCTTAATTTTGACAGAGGCAACTACGAGGCTGCCAAAACCAACTATAACGCTTATTTAAAAGCCAATACTAAAAACTCGCGCTACATTGCTTATGTGCAGAACCAGGTAGAGACTGTAGATTATGCCCTGGAAGCCATGAAGTCGCCGGTTGAGTTTAATACAGTACAGCTTCCATCCACTATAAACCGGTATCCGCTACAGTATTTTCCGTCTACAACTGCAGACCAGCGCTACCTTATTTTTACTGCCCGCATGGGGAGCCAGCCCGATCATGACGAAAATATTTATATCAGCGAACTGAAAGGCGGGAACTGGGTTGCACCTGTCTCTATTTCTGAAACTATAAATACCGCCGCCAACGAAGGTGCCGCCACTATTTCAGGCGATGGTAAAACACTGGTATTTACTTCCTGTAGTCGCCCCGATAGTTTTGGGGATTGTGATCTGTACATTTCTTTCCGGACCGGTAACGAGTGGAGCAAGCCTAAAAATATGGGCACGACTGTAAACTCAAAAACCTGGGATTCGCAGCCAAGCCTTTCTGCTGATGGCCGAACGTTATATTTCAGTTCGATGCGTGGCGGTGGCGTAGGCAAGGAAGATATCTGGGTAACAAACCTGAATGAAGATGGCTCTTGGCAAAAGCCCCGCAATATGGGCGAACCTGTTAACTCGAAAGGCCGTGACCTGGCACCTTTTATTCATGTCAGCGGATCAACATTATACTTTGTAAGCGATGGCCATAAAGGCCTGGGCGGACTGGATGTGTTTATGACAAACATGAGCGCAAAGCAGCAATGGGAAACTCCAAAAAACCTGGGCTACCCGCTAAATACACATGCCGACGAAAGCTCTCTTTATATTACACCGGATAACAATCTGGGTTTTTATGCCCGCAGCATGACAACTGAATCAGGAGCTTCAACGGTGCAGCTCTACTCGTTGGATGTACCGGAAGTGTGGCAGTCAAAATCTAAAAGTACCTATGCGCAGGGGCGTGTTTACCATGCTGATACAAAAAAGCCACTGGCAGCAACCGTGCAACTATACGATATAGAGCTAGACTCGCTGGTGCAGCAGGTGCAGTCGGACAAACTGAGTGGTGAATATACCGTGGTGTTAACGGAAGGCAAGCAATACGCTTTGTTTGTCAGTGCGCCTCAGTTTATGATGAACAGCCTTAACTTTGATTACACATCCCGTAAGAATCTGACTCCGGTAGCTTTAGATGTGTACCTTAAACCCATAAAGGCTGGCTCTGTATCTGTTCTCACTAACCTGTTCTTCCCATCCGCGAAATATGATTTGGAGAAAAGGTCGCAGACGGAGCTGAATAAACTCATCAACTTTATGCGCCAGAACAAAGAAATTAAGATAGAGATAACAGGCCATACCGATGACGTTGGTTCTGATGCAGCTAACATGATCCTTTCTGAAAAGCGCGCCAAAGCTGTTGTTGATTACCTGACTGCACATGGCATTAGTGGTTCTCGCATTCGCCATAAAGGATTCGGTGAAACCAAATCTGTTAAGCCAAATACTTCTGAAGAAAATCGCCAGTTAAACAGAAGAATTGAAATGCAGGTTTTGTAG
- a CDS encoding bifunctional 5,10-methylenetetrahydrofolate dehydrogenase/5,10-methenyltetrahydrofolate cyclohydrolase yields MILLDGKRTSEAIQQEIAAEVADIRVHGGKVPHLAAILVGNDGGSVTYVTNKVLACEKVGFGSTLIRYEDDVTEEELLDKIQELNNSDEIDGFIVQLPLPRHINSQKVLEAVDPRKDVDGFHPVNVGRMVAGLTSFLPATPYGILQLLERYNIETSGKHCVVIGRSNIVGSPMSILMAKAAYPGNSTVTLCHRNTVDLAYHTRQADIIISAVGIPGLLTADMVKEGAVVIDVGTTRVPDDSRKSGYRLRGDVDFENVAPKCSYITPVPGGVGPLTIAMLLKNTLRAAKREIYA; encoded by the coding sequence ATGATTCTGCTCGACGGCAAAAGAACATCTGAAGCCATACAACAAGAGATAGCTGCTGAAGTAGCTGACATTAGAGTGCACGGCGGTAAAGTGCCCCATCTTGCGGCTATACTGGTAGGCAACGATGGCGGTTCTGTAACTTATGTAACCAACAAAGTACTGGCCTGCGAAAAAGTTGGCTTTGGCTCTACGCTTATCCGGTATGAAGACGATGTGACCGAAGAAGAATTGCTGGATAAAATTCAGGAGTTGAATAACAGCGATGAAATTGACGGTTTTATAGTTCAGTTACCGCTGCCGAGGCACATTAATAGCCAGAAAGTACTGGAAGCCGTTGACCCTAGAAAAGATGTAGATGGTTTCCACCCGGTAAATGTTGGGCGTATGGTCGCTGGCCTTACCAGTTTTTTACCAGCTACACCTTATGGTATACTGCAATTGTTGGAGCGCTATAACATCGAAACCAGTGGCAAGCATTGTGTGGTTATCGGGCGCAGCAATATAGTTGGTTCACCGATGAGCATCCTGATGGCCAAAGCTGCTTACCCGGGCAATTCTACCGTTACACTTTGCCACCGCAACACTGTTGACCTGGCTTACCATACACGTCAGGCTGATATTATAATTTCTGCAGTTGGTATACCGGGTTTATTAACAGCTGACATGGTAAAAGAAGGCGCTGTGGTGATAGATGTTGGCACAACCCGTGTTCCGGACGATAGCCGTAAATCTGGCTACAGGCTGCGCGGCGATGTTGATTTTGAGAATGTGGCCCCTAAGTGCAGTTATATTACGCCTGTGCCCGGCGGTGTTGGCCCGTTAACTATAGCTATGCTGCTAAAAAATACCCTGCGGGCTGCCAAGCGCGAGATTTACGCATAG